In a single window of the Drosophila albomicans strain 15112-1751.03 chromosome 3, ASM965048v2, whole genome shotgun sequence genome:
- the LOC117569656 gene encoding phenoloxidase-activating factor 2 yields MIRLLLFAFIAVAHQRLSNGQQMNAAVDGMCGAEELCVTDKLCTESDDSGRDAIGPRLGNNCGHGFVCCDREQLESWNATLAMEASGSQRSLSATQTVTTMKTPTITTPATSVTTEEPSGYESCGFNMECVPRKICRENLIVDDGRFILNPRIGDTPCVGALHRCCAIDMKISANESSYVDKLASFKYQGCGWSNPNGLIPDQDNYEYAKDVALFAEFPWMVAVFSGRNQFLCGGTLIHPQLVLTSAHNIQNHTINTLVVRLGEWDLNSLDEPHEHQARRIKQIIRHEDFDPRAFFNDIALLVLSEPVPIQPHIQPLCLPPTETPALLRELQDAQCFATGWGRRLPGSSRNEHLLKRIDLPFVSRAECQAMLRITILGRRFRLRPSFLCAGGMEGKDTCKGDGGSPLFCTMPNETNRYRLVGIVSWGIDCAKQDVPAVYANVPFLRNWIDNKIKTLGLQLEGP; encoded by the exons ATGATAAGACTGCTTCTGTTTGCATTCATTGCGGTAGCCCATCAACGACTGTCCAATGGTCAGCAGATGAATGCAGCTGTTGATGGAATGTGCGGAGCTGAGGAATTGTGCGTCACGGACAAGTTGTGCACCGAGTCAGATGACTCGGGACGCGATGCAATTGGACCGCGTCTTGGAAACAATTGTGGTCATGGATTTGTGTGCTGTGATCGCGAGCAGCTGGAAAGCTGGAACGCCACTCTGGCCATGGAGGCAAGCGGCTCGCAGAGGAGCTTATCTGCAACTCAGACTGTAACCACCATGAAGACGCCAACTATAACGACTCCGGCGACATCGGTGACGACGGAGGAGCCTAGCGGTTATGAGAGCTGTGGTTTTAATATGGAGTGTGTGCCGAGAAAGATTTGCAGGGAAAATTTGATTGTCGATGACGGTCGCTTCATCCTAAATCCTCGCATAGGCGACACTCCTTGCGTTGGTGCTCTGCATCGCTGTTGTGCCATAGATATGAAG ATCTCTGCCAATGAGAGTTCGTATGTGGACAAGTTGGCCAGCTTCAAGTATCAGGGCTGTGGCTGGAGCAATCCCAATGGTCTGATACCTGACCAGGACAACTACGAGTATGCCAAGGATGTCGCGCTCTTCGCCGAGTTCCCCTGGATGGTGGCAGTGTTCAGTGGACGTAATCAATTCCTCTGTGGCGGCACTCTCATCCATCCGCAGCTGGTGCTGACCAGTGCCCACAATATACAGAATCACACGATTAACACGCTAGTTGTCCGACTCGGCGAATGGGATCTGAACAGTCTCGATGAGCCGCACGAGCATCAGGCGCGTCGCATTAAGCAGATCATTCGCCACGAGGACTTCGATCCGCGTGCGTTCTTCAATGACATTGCTCTGCTGGTGCTGAGTGAACCGGTGCCAATTCAACCACATATTCAACCACTTTGTTTGCCACCCACTGAGACGCCCGCCTTGCTGAGAGAGCTGCAGGATGCCCAATGCTTTGCCACTGGCTGGGGTCGCCGCTTGCCGGGCAGCAGCCGGAACGAACATCTGCTAAAGCGCATCGATCTGCCCTTCGTGAGTCGAGCCGAGTGCCAGGCGATGTTGAGAATCACAATTCTGGGCCGACGCTTTCGTTTGCGGCCCAGTTTTCTGTGTGCAGGTGGCATGGAGGGGAAGGACACTTGCAAGGGTGATGGAGGATCGCCGCTCTTCTGCACGATGCCTAATGAAACGAATCGGTATCGTCTTGTGGGCATTGTGTCCTGGGGCATCGACTGTGCCAAGCAAGATGTGCCTGCAGTCTACGCCAATGTTCCCTTCCTTCGCAACTGGATCGACAACAAGATTAAGACGTTGGGACTTCAGCTCGAAGGACCTTAG